The Burkholderia ubonensis genome has a window encoding:
- a CDS encoding bifunctional nitrate reductase/sulfite reductase flavoprotein subunit alpha codes for MTATNVKSVCPYCGVGCGMVLHVEDGEVVKVSGDPDHPTNFGRLCTKGSSAHVALRQSGRLEGAFVRRARGDDLVPLPVRDALGETGRRLRAVLDAHGPDALSFYVSGQMSIEAQYLINKLAKGFVGTNQIESNSRLCMASASSGYKLSLGADGPPGSYEDFDRANLFFVIGANMADCHPILFLRMMDRVKAGAKLIVVDPRRTGTADKADLYLPIRAGTDLALMNGLLHLLHANGKTDAAFIAEFTEGWDAMPAFLAGYTPEKVAEITGLAEADIRLAAQWIGDAPEWMSCWTMGLNQSTHGVWNTNAICNLHLATGKLCRPGSGPFSLTGQPNAMGGREIGYMGPGLPGQRSVLSDADRQFVEDRWQVPRGTLRAETGNGTVDLFERMAAGDIKACWIICTNPVATVPNRRNAIAGLQAAELVIAQDAFLDTETNRYADILLPGALWAEGEGVMVNSERNLTLMRQAIEPPGDALPDWRIVAGVARAMGFGDAFDYASAADVFDEIVGFSNPATGYDLRGASHAALADAPLQWPCAPGAAQDRNPVRYLNDGVSQTLRTAADGGVPRLAFPTTSGKARFFARPHAAPAELPAREFPIVLNTGRLQHQWHTMTKTGKVAMLNKLNPRPFVEIHPDDARTLGIAAQDSVEIRSRRGRAVLPAVVTDRVQPGNCFAPMHWNDVYGDDLCINAVTSDAIDPVSQQPELKYCAVALTRADTNAFAPADDDTARLDAAAADAAHAAAAADAQAAPVSLAASQESDMADLDTFAAALGVADLAPPALSDAERQYVAGFVSGMRSGAGRRAGGVPVLPASAPLAAPTRRWLDGMLAGLFSRSAPAPATERAAPALPADAAAPGGVRIVRTRPKVVLLWASQTGNIESLTEDYATQLMNAGFEIRTTCMSDYPLASLAKAQYVLLMTSTFGDGDPPDNGSEFWDALRSDGAARLDGVHFAVLAFGDRNYDQFCGHGRRLDARFAELGAKRLSPRVDCDVEFQADADRWLERVVARIKEEDAVLHAVPAEGMIPSGALPTKAHPAPSRLVANLRLNHAGAAKDTRYVSLSTEGANLEYEAGDALGVWPTNCPALVDELLDLTALKADTPVTVGGVGEVRLGDALARHFDITRPHPDTLAFIAARSANGALNALLADERKADLKHWLWGQQLADVLHEYPVELSGAELVGMLKRMQPRLYSIASSPKAHRDEIHLTVSAVRFHNGRRARKGVASTFLADRAEDGRVPVFVQKSAHFRPPASGDAPIVMVGPGTGIAPFRGFLHERQARGARGRNWLFFGEQHAQTDFYYRDELTAMRDSGFLTRLDLAFSRDQAEKVYVQDRMREHGAELFAWLEEGAHFYVCGDAARMAKDVDAALKAVVAAHGGMSDDKAGEYVARLAKERRYVRDVY; via the coding sequence ATGACCGCCACGAACGTGAAGAGCGTGTGCCCGTACTGCGGCGTCGGCTGCGGGATGGTGCTGCACGTCGAGGACGGCGAGGTCGTCAAGGTGTCCGGCGATCCCGACCACCCGACCAACTTCGGGCGGCTCTGCACGAAGGGTTCGTCGGCGCACGTCGCGCTGCGCCAGTCCGGGCGGCTCGAAGGCGCGTTCGTGCGCCGCGCGCGCGGGGACGACCTGGTGCCGCTGCCGGTGCGCGACGCGCTCGGCGAAACCGGGCGCCGCCTGCGCGCGGTGCTCGACGCGCACGGCCCGGACGCGCTGTCGTTCTACGTGTCCGGCCAGATGTCGATCGAGGCGCAGTACCTGATCAACAAGCTCGCGAAGGGCTTCGTCGGCACCAACCAGATCGAGTCGAACTCGCGGCTGTGCATGGCGAGCGCGAGCAGCGGCTACAAGCTGTCGCTCGGCGCGGACGGCCCGCCCGGGTCGTACGAGGATTTCGATCGCGCGAACCTGTTCTTCGTGATCGGCGCGAACATGGCGGACTGCCATCCGATCCTGTTCCTGCGGATGATGGACCGCGTGAAGGCCGGCGCGAAGCTGATCGTCGTCGATCCGCGCCGCACCGGCACTGCGGACAAGGCCGACCTGTACCTGCCGATCCGCGCCGGCACCGATCTCGCGCTGATGAACGGCCTGCTCCATCTGCTGCACGCGAACGGCAAGACCGACGCCGCGTTCATCGCCGAATTCACCGAAGGGTGGGACGCGATGCCGGCGTTCCTCGCCGGCTACACGCCGGAGAAGGTCGCGGAGATCACCGGGCTGGCCGAAGCCGACATCCGGCTCGCCGCGCAGTGGATCGGCGACGCGCCGGAGTGGATGAGCTGCTGGACGATGGGGCTCAACCAGAGCACCCACGGCGTGTGGAACACCAATGCGATCTGCAACCTGCACCTCGCGACCGGCAAGCTGTGCCGGCCCGGCAGCGGGCCGTTCTCGCTGACCGGCCAGCCGAACGCGATGGGCGGGCGCGAGATCGGGTACATGGGGCCGGGGCTGCCGGGCCAGCGCTCGGTGCTGTCGGACGCGGACCGGCAGTTCGTCGAGGACCGGTGGCAGGTGCCGCGCGGCACGCTGCGCGCCGAGACCGGCAACGGCACCGTCGACCTGTTCGAGCGGATGGCGGCCGGCGACATCAAGGCGTGCTGGATCATCTGCACGAACCCGGTCGCGACGGTGCCGAACCGGCGCAACGCGATCGCCGGCCTGCAGGCGGCCGAGCTCGTGATCGCGCAGGACGCGTTCCTCGACACCGAAACCAACCGCTACGCGGACATCCTGCTGCCGGGCGCGTTGTGGGCCGAGGGCGAAGGGGTGATGGTCAACTCCGAGCGCAACCTGACGCTGATGCGGCAGGCGATCGAGCCGCCCGGCGACGCGCTGCCGGACTGGCGGATCGTCGCCGGGGTCGCGCGCGCGATGGGGTTCGGCGACGCGTTCGACTACGCGTCGGCCGCCGACGTGTTCGACGAGATCGTCGGCTTCTCGAATCCGGCGACCGGCTACGACCTGCGCGGCGCGAGCCATGCGGCGCTCGCCGATGCGCCGCTGCAGTGGCCGTGCGCGCCGGGCGCGGCGCAGGATCGCAATCCGGTTCGCTACCTGAACGACGGCGTGAGCCAGACGCTGCGCACGGCGGCGGACGGCGGCGTGCCGCGCCTCGCGTTTCCGACCACGTCGGGCAAGGCACGGTTCTTCGCGCGGCCGCACGCCGCGCCCGCCGAGCTGCCCGCCCGCGAATTCCCGATCGTGCTGAACACCGGGCGGCTGCAGCACCAGTGGCACACGATGACGAAGACGGGCAAGGTCGCGATGCTCAACAAGCTGAACCCGCGCCCGTTCGTCGAAATTCATCCGGACGACGCGCGCACGCTCGGCATCGCCGCGCAAGACAGCGTCGAGATCCGCTCGCGGCGCGGGCGCGCGGTGCTGCCGGCGGTCGTGACGGACCGCGTGCAGCCCGGCAACTGCTTCGCGCCGATGCACTGGAACGACGTGTACGGCGACGATCTGTGCATCAACGCGGTCACGAGCGACGCGATCGACCCGGTTTCGCAGCAACCTGAACTGAAATACTGCGCGGTCGCATTGACGCGCGCGGACACCAACGCGTTCGCGCCCGCCGACGACGACACGGCGCGCCTCGATGCGGCCGCAGCCGATGCCGCCCACGCAGCCGCCGCAGCCGATGCTCAGGCTGCGCCGGTATCGCTCGCGGCTTCACAGGAATCCGACATGGCAGACCTCGACACTTTCGCGGCGGCGCTCGGCGTGGCCGATCTCGCGCCGCCGGCGCTCTCCGACGCGGAGCGCCAGTACGTCGCGGGCTTCGTCAGCGGCATGCGGAGCGGCGCGGGCCGCCGCGCGGGCGGCGTGCCCGTGCTGCCGGCGAGCGCGCCGCTCGCCGCGCCGACGCGCCGCTGGCTCGACGGGATGCTCGCCGGGCTGTTCAGCCGCTCGGCGCCCGCACCCGCGACGGAACGCGCGGCGCCCGCGCTGCCGGCCGATGCGGCCGCGCCGGGCGGCGTGCGGATCGTGCGCACGCGGCCGAAGGTCGTGCTGCTGTGGGCGTCGCAGACCGGCAACATCGAATCGCTGACCGAGGATTACGCGACGCAGCTGATGAACGCGGGCTTCGAGATCCGCACGACCTGCATGTCCGACTACCCGCTCGCGTCGCTCGCGAAGGCGCAATACGTGCTGCTGATGACGAGCACGTTCGGCGACGGCGATCCGCCCGACAACGGCAGCGAGTTCTGGGACGCGCTGCGCTCTGACGGCGCAGCGCGCCTCGACGGCGTGCACTTCGCGGTGCTCGCGTTCGGCGACCGCAACTACGACCAGTTCTGCGGCCACGGCCGCCGGCTCGACGCTCGGTTCGCCGAGCTGGGCGCGAAGCGGCTGTCGCCGCGCGTCGATTGCGACGTCGAATTCCAGGCCGACGCCGACCGCTGGCTCGAGCGCGTCGTCGCGCGCATCAAGGAGGAGGACGCGGTGCTGCACGCGGTGCCGGCGGAAGGCATGATCCCGTCGGGCGCGCTGCCGACCAAGGCGCATCCGGCGCCGTCGCGGCTCGTCGCGAACCTGCGGCTGAATCACGCGGGCGCGGCGAAGGACACGCGCTACGTGTCGCTGTCGACCGAGGGCGCGAACCTCGAATACGAAGCCGGCGACGCGCTCGGCGTGTGGCCGACCAACTGCCCGGCGCTGGTGGACGAGCTGCTCGACCTCACCGCGCTGAAGGCCGACACGCCGGTGACGGTCGGCGGCGTCGGCGAAGTGCGGCTCGGCGACGCGCTCGCGCGCCACTTCGACATCACGCGTCCGCATCCGGACACGCTCGCGTTCATCGCCGCGCGCAGCGCGAACGGCGCGCTCAACGCGCTGCTCGCCGACGAGCGCAAGGCCGACCTGAAGCACTGGCTGTGGGGGCAGCAGCTTGCCGACGTGCTGCACGAATACCCGGTCGAGCTGTCGGGCGCGGAGCTCGTCGGCATGCTCAAGCGCATGCAGCCGCGCCTGTACTCGATCGCGTCGAGCCCGAAGGCGCATCGCGACGAGATCCACCTGACGGTGTCCGCGGTGCGCTTCCACAACGGCCGGCGCGCGCGCAAGGGCGTCGCGTCGACGTTCCTCGCGGATCGCGCGGAAGACGGCCGCGTGCCGGTGTTCGTGCAGAAGTCCGCGCATTTCCGGCCGCCGGCGAGCGGCGACGCGCCGATCGTGATGGTCGGCCCCGGCACCGGCATCGCGCCGTTCCGCGGCTTCCTGCACGAGCGCCAGGCGCGCGGCGCGCGCGGCCGCAACTGGCTGTTCTTCGGCGAGCAGCACGCGCAGACCGATTTCTATTACCGCGACGAGCTGACCGCGATGCGCGACAGCGGCTTCCTGACGCGGCTCGATCTCGCGTTCTCGCGCGACCAGGCGGAGAAGGTCTACGTGCAGGACCGGATGCGCGAGCACGGCGCGGAACTGTTCGCGTGGCTGGAGGAGGGCGCGCACTTCTACGTGTGCGGCGACGCCGCGCGGATGGCGAAGGACGTCGACGCGGCGCTGAAGGCGGTGGTCGCCGCGCACGGCGGGATGTCGGACGACAAGGCGGGCGAGTATGTCGCGCGGCTGGCGAAGGAGCGGCGTTACGTGCGGGACGTGTATTGA
- the nirD gene encoding nitrite reductase small subunit NirD, translating into MSNDRIPVSWTPVCALDEIVPNTGVCALVNGEQVAVFHVAHADGGVFAIGNVDPASHAAVMSRGLIGNLGERIVVASPLYKHHFDLRTGECLEVPEQSVSTYPSRVEDGVVWVAG; encoded by the coding sequence ATGAGCAACGATCGTATTCCCGTGTCCTGGACCCCCGTGTGCGCGCTCGACGAGATCGTGCCGAACACCGGCGTGTGCGCGCTCGTCAACGGCGAGCAGGTTGCCGTGTTCCACGTCGCGCATGCGGACGGCGGCGTGTTCGCGATCGGCAACGTCGATCCGGCGTCGCACGCGGCGGTGATGTCGCGCGGGCTGATCGGCAATCTCGGCGAGCGGATCGTCGTCGCGTCGCCGCTGTACAAGCATCACTTCGACCTGCGCACCGGTGAATGCCTCGAAGTGCCGGAGCAGTCGGTGAGCACCTATCCGTCGCGCGTCGAGGACGGCGTCGTGTGGGTCGCGGGCTGA